One Skermanella sp. TT6 genomic window, GGTGACGGACTCGCGGGCCAGTGCCCCCATCACCGTCTCCATCATCGGGAATTTCTCCTCCGCGCTGACGCCGCTGGTCGGTTCGTCCAGCAGCAGCAGGCGGGGGCGGCCGGTCAGGGCCATGGCGATGTCCAGCAGCTTGCGGACGCCGCCCGGCAGTTCGGTCACCGGCCGGTCGGCGTATTCGGCCAGGCCAAAGCGGTCGAGCAGTTCCTCCGCCCGGATCCGCTGGTCGTCGGCATGGGCCGGCTTCCAGAACGACAGGCGACCCCCCGGATCGGAGGCTGCGAGCGCCACCAGCATGTTCTCCAGCGCCGTCAGCTCGATGCAGAGCTGCGGAATCTGGAACGACCGGCTGACGCCCATGCGGCTGATCCGCCGGGGCGCCAGGGCGGTGATGTCGCGGCCCTCCAGCAGGATTCGCCCGCTGTCCGGCTTCAGGTACCCGGTCACCATGTTGACGAATGTTGTCTTTCCCGCACCGTTGCTGCCGATCAGGCTGACCCGCTGGCCGGCGGGGACCTCCATCGACAGTCCCGACGCGGCCACGACGGCGCCGAAGCTCTTGCCCAGATCATGGGCGGACAGGACCGAGGTCATGGCACGGCCTCCCCGCGGGCGGACCGGACGGCGGGCGCGCGGCTCCGTCCCGCCGTCGCGGCCCGCTTGGACCACAGCGAGCCGATGCCGCGCGGCAGGAACAGGATCACCAGAAGCAGGAAGAGGCCCAGGGAGAACTGCCACATGTGCGGGAAATACAGGCTGGAGAAGGACCGGACCAGTTCCAGCAGGACGGAGGCGATGAACACCGCGACCACCCCATGGTGGCCGCTGAGGATCGCCACGAAGACGAACTCGCCCGACGTGGTCCAATAGGCGAAGTTCGGATCGATGTGGCCGAGCGCCATCACCGTCAGCGCGCCGCCGATTCCGCCCAGCGCCGCGGC contains:
- a CDS encoding ABC transporter ATP-binding protein codes for the protein MTSVLSAHDLGKSFGAVVAASGLSMEVPAGQRVSLIGSNGAGKTTFVNMVTGYLKPDSGRILLEGRDITALAPRRISRMGVSRSFQIPQLCIELTALENMLVALAASDPGGRLSFWKPAHADDQRIRAEELLDRFGLAEYADRPVTELPGGVRKLLDIAMALTGRPRLLLLDEPTSGVSAEEKFPMMETVMGALARESVTVLFVEHDMDIVTRYADRVVAFFNGRIIADDPPDRVLDDPEVQRYVTGSAR